ctgctgcttggtggtgctcagcactaggacaagtaacaacagacagaagctgctccgcctcaccaggagcagagatttcttggctgggaggctgacagaggactgggacagactgaaaccaaaacattgctcagaacacaaaagaacctctgaagcgatggcaaaaagctcaaggaaaagaggttggattttCATGATTCTGTCCCTTAAAATATGTCAGActaacagcagagtgaaaaatgtgACATTCCTGCAGGTGGAACAGTTAGAACTGTGGCAGACATGATTGGCTGTTTTAATCCAGAAGTTCATTTGGTTTAAGCCTAGTTCTAAATAGTGACAATAGATACACTAGGCACAGCATAGCAACAAGCTTACATCAAAGCATTTCTAAAGCCTCTGCAACTAAGTCCTTCTTGACTGACAAGAGCATCACCTCACTGAATAAGCAATGAACTCTACCATTACAGCAGCCTTGGCCTCATAGATGACTCTCTTGCTTCGTTGCAGAAGTCCatcaccagcctgtgcctgcaatgTCAAATGGAACCATGTCAAAACTGCTGACACTTTGCAGTTATGATCCCAACAGTTCATTCTTCAGACCTCCCAACCCTTAAGTCCCTTAAGAAGGAAGTGAAAAGCAATTGCTCTTGCATTTCATGCTGCCCAgacgctcccagctcctccagtaaggctaagcattccaacaggctcatgccaaactctcccacagttgtttgagaccatcacagcaaactaacagcaagttgctgctctgctctcagaccacagaggctgcctagggagtcgccgtccctgcagctgctcaagaaaagcctggatgaggcacttagtgccatggcctagctgactggagagggctggggctaggttgggctggatgagcttggaggtctcttccaacctggctgattccatgattctaagtgtacaaataccccagctgtgtgctttgaaccttgtcaataagctttctgcagagactgAATGATAAGAAACAGGTTGGTTGTAGTTATTAACAACCTTTGCCTGGATACCAACATTAATATTGGTTATTAATTGTGCATCACTCATAACGCACCCATTCCATGGCTCTTGGAGTTCCCACAGTGAGAACAGCAAAGGATGGCACACCCCAAGCACTCCTCACCACGTattcactgccagcacccagcacgggAAGACAGCCAGGACAGGAAGATAAATCACACGGCGTAACAATCGGAGCCACCGcagctaaggggggaaaaaccaaacaccaaccaatatatctcaagccacaacaaagacttacttcagcagcaccatccaagatATCCTTCATGAACTTAACCatgtcctctgtcttctccaggtgtctgtctggcagcaaacactgctggttggaggcattcaaggcgacGGTAGTACGGATGGTCAGCTCGCTGGCAATGGAAAGCAGATGGGTTACAGGTTTGAAGAGCCACAgtgtaaaacactgcaaagcaaagaattccTACAGCATGTCAGAGGGCGCTCAGTGAGCTtctccctgtgtgtgttcccttaaaggcaagaggggaagggggaagagaatggtACAAAAAAGCTTCTCAGCAGTACTTTGTCCCCTCACATCCGTGCAGGCAACGCGATGGAAGCTTACTGCATTTCACACCCCCACAGGTAGCTCatgacttccccagcagcaagagatcaCAGACAGGAACCTTGCACATGAAACGTACTACTAAGGTAACACAGGAAGTCTTTCAGcatgcaaaggcaaaagcacaacccaaaacattccacatGGCCACAGTCCAGCTGAAGAATGTAAAACTGCTGGAACcagttcagagcaggaccacgaggatgagccaagggctggagcacttctaagaggataggctgagggagctggggctgctcagcctgaaggggacaagactccagggagactttaaagctacctcccagtacctgaagggaacctgcagcaggaaggctgcagagggactttttccataagggtgtctaaagacagggcaaggggaatggtttgaagctgagggagagcagggctgctcagagtggatctgaggaagaagttcttcagcatgagagtactttggcttgcagagacagaaacactGTAATGCCTGTTCATGAATTTACAGCCAAGGTCACAAGCGTGCTTCTGTCAGCAATTACTGCTTCTATGCCCACCAATCACACAGTAGTGTGTCCTTTGTGAACAAACAGCATCTGAGGCCAGCTGCACCAAGTATTCAgcgacaaaacaaagcaaatcaacaaaacaaatctcctACTTACCCagcccaaaaagcaaacacttctctgccagagaaacaggcagaaacatctcagcagacagacagaagagcTTGCACAGGAGAAGCAGGTGAAGAAGCTCTCCTTTTTGGCACCTATAAAGCACCAGATCACTCACATCACTTTAACTTCAAATGAGAGACAGCTGCTTTTAGATTCACTGCATTCAGGTGTTCATCTAGAGACAGCCCACAGAAATCCAGAACTTGTGCTCCCTGAGTCCCCGGGAAGCTCCTAGAATCTTCCAGAGCACAAGCACAGGATGTTGTGCATGCTTTGATCACCCAGAGAAAACTTACAGAGCTGACATCTTCAACtctggtttttcccttccttcactcCAAAGGCCAGAGAAGAAGTAGTCAACTGCAAATGCCAAGCAACTTCACTCCCGAATGATGCATTTGAAGACAATGACCATTAAGGGCAAATGTCAAGCATCTTGTTAACCTACTCCAATGTGCCTTGTCTGtactgagtgcagccagcatccttcatgcacttcatgctgcttctctgagggaGCTCAGTTGTATGCCTCTCTTAAAGAAAGCATCAAGAATGAAATGGGACTCTCCTGaaatcagaagcacaggcaaTGCATAACCATTCTTTACAGCCCCAGTTACAAACTGACATAACTTTGAATGTGCCTAATGCCCTGCAGAGTTAACTAAGGAAAACCTAAGTTACAGCTGTAATAGAGAAGTTAATTTAACAGAGGCCACATTTAATagagggatgagattgaacaaggccaagggcagggttctgcactttggccacaacaaccccgagcagcactgcaggctggggacagaggggctgagagcagccaggcagagagggccctgggggtgctggcagagaggagctgaagaggaggcagcagtgcccaggtgggcagcagagccaatggcatcctgggctggctcaggagcagtgtgggcagcaggacaagggaggttcttctgcccttgtgctcagcactgctcaggccacactttgagtactgtgtccagttgtgggctcctcaattcaggagaaatgttgaggtgctggaaggtgtccagagaagggcagcaaggctggggaggggcctggaacacaaaccctatgaggagaggctgagggagctgggggtgtgcagcctgcagaagaggaggctcagggcagagctcattgctatctgcagctccctgcagggaggctgtagccagctggggttgggctctgctgccaggcagccagcaccagaacaaggggacacagtctcaagttgtgccagggcaccCAGGAAAGGGAAGAGCTCTTCATCATACTGTTTTCAGTTCATTAACACCAGATACAAGAGCAGAAAGAATATTCAACCAAGGATTTACTCACTCCATTAGCAAACTGTTCATGTGGTCATTCCCATCCATGTGGCCAAACTGGAAATCCCTGCAAGAGAAGCAGTGAAAGACAGAATGGTGGACAAGAAAACTGAACAATCATTTCCAGTGAAGGGTCTTTCTTAAACACTTTTCCTGTAACTAAGGAGATACTAAGCAATACAATCAGAAACCAGACAGTGTACAGGACAGTCAGCACCTCAGAACACGTTCAGTTAATGGAAGAGTCTTGTTAAATTTCAGCATATGAATACTAAAACAGGCACTGTAGCATTTTTCatgcagaaaacaaaccaattcCTGCTGGTTTAGGCAGGCTAATGCAGAATGCTATTGACCATGGTACCATGTTGTGCCTACCTGTGAAAACTATCCCCATAATCTCTGGCAACTTCCTGAGTGACAGATTTTAGTCTGGAGGGAACAGAAAGTTAGCTCTGAAAAACTGCTATATTCTCTCTCAAAACACAAAGAATAAACACTACAGTAAGCAGCACACAGTAACTCCTCAGCAAGATGGACCAAAAAACACCTTGCTTGGTGTCTAAGGGTTGAAAGGCTGACTCCTAGAGTCTCAGACATTCAGGCTGCTTCGCTCCGTCCACTGACTCCTCAAGAGGCAGCACTGCGGCTGAAGACAATCCAAAGCAGCCTGGGAAAACAGCCTACACTGCACTGAAAATCCTTTCTTAGTCCACATGTGCAGTCAgaaagggacagaagaaggtcttcttcctctcagtctcttcagcAAACTACAGTCCGACTGAAATGCCCCTCCTTAATATAAGTTCCATAGACAGTGAATATGTAAGGCATCACTCAAGTTGTTTTTAATGCAACTGAGCTGAGGAACAGTCACTTCCTTAAGCTCACTGAGCTCATCTCAAAGGCATCAGAACTCCTTTGCTCCTGTTTGTGCTTTAAAGGTGACCCAGAGGCTT
The DNA window shown above is from Pogoniulus pusillus isolate bPogPus1 unplaced genomic scaffold, bPogPus1.pri scaffold_223_arrow_ctg1, whole genome shotgun sequence and carries:
- the LOC135174016 gene encoding uncharacterized protein LOC135174016 isoform X1, which gives rise to MLAALSTDKAHWSAKKESFFTCFSCASSSVCLLRCFCLFLWQRSVCFLGWRADHPYYRRLECLQPAVFAARQTPGEDRGHAAVAPIVTPCDLSSCPGCLPVLGAGSEYVVRSAWGVPSFAVLTVGTPRAMEWAQAGDGLLQRSKRVIYEAKAAVMINQEQVRLKELCRKQESATCHPSPPDPNPRNPKQHLAQEVSRVAVSTSSPGILCFSQQHGVGYQQQSRLNL
- the LOC135174016 gene encoding uncharacterized protein LOC135174016 isoform X2, giving the protein MLAALSTDKAHWSAKKESFFTCFSCASSSVCLLRCFCLFLWQRSVCFLGWRADHPYYRRLECLQPAVFAARQTPGEDRGHAAVAPIVTPCDLSSCPGCLPVLGAGSEYVVRSAWGVPSFAVLTVGTPRAMEWAQAGDGLLQRSKRVIYEAKAAVMKAGVSHLPPIPS
- the LOC135174016 gene encoding protein disulfide-isomerase TMX3-like isoform X7, encoding MSYLWGCEMHELTIRTTVALNASNQQCLLPDRHLEKTEDMVKFMKDILDGAAEAQAGDGLLQRSKRVIYEAKAAVMKAGVSHLPPIPS
- the LOC135174016 gene encoding uncharacterized protein LOC135174016 isoform X6, encoding MPGLKSVTQEVARDYGDSFHRDFQFGHMDGNDHMNSLLMECQKGELLHLLLLCKLFCLSAEMFLPVSLAEKCLLFGLESRSQPPATHPLLTPTPETQSSTWHRRSLVLQSQLQALEYFASASSMGLDTNSRVDLTCD
- the LOC135174016 gene encoding protein disulfide-isomerase TMX3-like isoform X5; this encodes MSYLWGCEMHELTIRTTVALNASNQQCLLPDRHLEKTEDMVKFMKDILDGAAEAQAGDGLLQRSKRVIYEAKAAVMINQEQVRLKELCRKQESATCHPSPPDPNPRNPKQHLAQEVSRVAVSTSSPGILCFSQQHGVGYQQQSRLNL
- the LOC135174016 gene encoding uncharacterized protein LOC135174016 isoform X4 produces the protein MSYLWGCEMHELTIRTTVALNASNQQCLLPDRHLEKTEDMVKFMKDILDGAAEAQAGDGLLQRSKRVIYEAKAAVMGAELLCPSPAADLHSASAPSPGRVGCFGPRPWSCLKCNSCLQLVQKWISCGCGGRNVSVVSWCQVPALLKAFS